The Drosophila innubila isolate TH190305 chromosome 2R unlocalized genomic scaffold, UK_Dinn_1.0 1_C_2R, whole genome shotgun sequence DNA window ggaatttttgtatttaagtaGTCATCGACTTTTCCGTCAAGACACAGATACTTAAGTTAATTTTGGGGCTccaaatatcatttttaaaaaagctttcgatcagatacaaacaaaaattcagaactaaattattttttaaaaatgtcgaAAGCTAGATTTCCCCAAATGCGTCTCCTTAAGAGCTTGACGCATTTAGCTAATGCCAAGCCGTCAGTAAACCGAACCATATTTGATGTTCAGAGCATTAAAGAATTTGAGAAGAAGGTGAAACGTAGTCAGAAGCCTGTCGTTGTTGACTTTCATGCCAGGTAAGTCACTAAATAATCGATAAATATCGACAATTATTGATTATATTAATCAATAGCTGGTGCACACCCTGTAAGGCACTTGCCCCCCGCCTCGAGAATATTGTGAATGAACAGAGGGGACGGGTGCATCTGGCCCGGGTTGATATCGACGAATTGACAGATCTGGCTTTGGATTACGACGTGGGTTCAGTACCATCGCTATTGGTAATGCATAATGGTAGAGTACTAAATCGCATGGAGGGACTGCAGAGCTCTGAGAGCCTACGAAGCTGGCTAAATAACGTCATGAGACGCAGTAATGAGTGCTAGACAGATAcacgttttatttttgaagacATTCGTATAaaagtttgattaaaaaataaattgtttatcaaCGGGAAAAcacgtttttaattaattttccatttaacaAGTTGCCGTCTGGCGATTTACCAGTACAAATATCGGCGCCGACaattcaaaatgtaaacaaagtcttaactgaactcaactcagctcagctcagctcaacTGAGCTCGTCTCATCCTGTGTCGTCCTGTCTGGTTGCCAAACAATTTGTGAATCAGCATCAGAGCAGgagaccaacaacaaatacaatacgAGTATCTCATGTGTATctcaattgtttgtttatttgctagccaaaaacaacaaagctaCTGAAACTTCTCTCCCCATCTCACTCTCTATATAGTAAGTAAACGAGTATATGTATCTATCTATCCATCtctatttgcttttgctgGTTATGTCGCATTTTGTGTGCTTTGGGAATACTCTCTAATTGATTTTGCTAATGTTGCTTTTTAATGAAGTGTCAAATATGTTACTCGGCAGTTACTTGGGCTATGTTCTCTGCTCAGGTTTGGGTTCCAACTCCAAGATGCATGTCATGCTAGGCAAAACCTTGTGCTCCCATGGGAGCAAAGAAAATGCagctaaaattataataccgcCATGACACTAGCTTAAATGgagtacaaaattaaaattaaaatataattaaagtattttgaaatttatgggagatttatttaataaaatatttattaaaagtaccTAGCTTTATATGCAATAGCTGTATaccaataaatatagaaaataattaagctcaataaaaatagcaaaagttttgttgtatattttcatatgaatCGCACTACAAAATGAAGATGTTTGCATAA harbors:
- the LOC117783699 gene encoding thioredoxin, mitochondrial → MSKARFPQMRLLKSLTHLANAKPSVNRTIFDVQSIKEFEKKVKRSQKPVVVDFHASWCTPCKALAPRLENIVNEQRGRVHLARVDIDELTDLALDYDVGSVPSLLVMHNGRVLNRMEGLQSSESLRSWLNNVMRRSNEC